One genomic segment of Lampris incognitus isolate fLamInc1 chromosome 2, fLamInc1.hap2, whole genome shotgun sequence includes these proteins:
- the trim107 gene encoding E3 ubiquitin/ISG15 ligase TRIM25 isoform X1: MKTEPAIMSMNKTEVKLTEEKKKQHVALKLTCPICLQLFTEPVSLPCGHVYCMTCLQTMDAGLDHHCCPECQVKYEGTNALVKNFKTFGVRTGKVNPVSNPSGVNDEKLNSNVSSTLGNSESKHQHEEGASSQRDEEISRYPLKELGGWEHAAAVESKGKDHSHTGLEDTEQLFSLDKKQGKTKIKTEMDEPKFKLASQVTELTIKLEIAEGILKKEKEQEMEIKAANAQLRGAMATLLERARNLSQSYDVEVTTLVEEELYPGELSISGRVSRASGLTKQLRQAVLKAESLLTEDDGTVFTEDFHNLQPHIAELMAKPFEEAEDNVDLKVNPMRACSKLVHINAELKSGLGEIQRSLLNVLNPSEVTFDLETAHPNLVLSEDLKTATFSATKQPYPSSPQRFTNFLQVLSTQSFYGGEYCWEVLLEGSPWIIGVCYRGKLARSGLPSALESSRCSWCLMWFDNLLSAFEQGHSVPLKKTTVSRRLEIKLSFKTHRLSFYNISPSSGKTHIYTFKANLVEPVHLAYRMMSGQPKACITIC; encoded by the exons atgaaaacag aaCCAGCCATCATGTCAATGAATAAGACTGAAGTAAAGTTGACTgaagagaagaaaaaacaacatGTGGCTTTGAAGCTTACTTGCCCCATTTGTTTACAACTTTTCACTGAGCCAGTGTCTCTACCCTGTGGTCATGTCTATTGTATGACCTGTCTTCAGACCATGGATGCAGGCCTTGACCACCACTGCTGCCCAGAGTGCCAGGTCAAGTATGAAGGGACCAACGCCTTGGTGAAGAATTTCAAAACATTCGGAGTCAGAACTGGAAAAGTCAATCCCGTCTCAAACCCATCTGGTGTAAATGATGAAAAATTAAATAGCAATGTTAGTTCTACACTGGGGAACTCAGAGTCAAAACACCAACATGAAGAGGGAGCATCCAGCCAACGTGATGAGGAGATCTCAAGATATCCTTTGAAGGAGCTGGGGGGGTGGGAGCATGCAGCTGCAGTGGAGAGTAAGGGCAAAGATCACTCTCATACTGGGTTGGAAGACACAGAACAACTATTTTCTCTGGACAAAAAACAAGGCAAAACCAAAATCAAGACTGAAATGGACGAACCTAAATTTAAACTGGCATCTCAGGTGACTGAGTTGACCATTAAGTTGGAGATTGCAGAGGGTATACTGAAGAAAGAGAAGGAGCAGGAGATGGAGATAAAAGCTGCTAATGCCCAGCTCCGAGGGGCAATGGCGACATTGTTAGAGCGGGCAAGGAATTTGTCGCAGAGCTATGACGTGGAGGTGACAACGTTAGTTGAAGAAGAGCTGTACCCGGGGGAGTTGAGCATAAGTGGTCGAGTGAGTCGAGCTTCAGGTCTGACCAAACAATTGAGGCAGGCTGTGCTTAAGGCTGAGTCCCTGTTGACTGAGGATGATGGGACTGTTTTTACTGAGGATTTCCACAATCTGCAACCTCATATTGCAGAGCTGATGGCCAAACCTTTTGAGGAGGCAGAGGACAATGTTGACTTGAAAGTCAATCCTATGCGGGCTTGCTCTAAATTGGTACACATAAATGCTGAGTTGAAGTCAGGACTGGGAGAGATACAGCGCTCCCTTCTCAATGTCCTTAACCCTTCAGAGGTAACCTTTGACCTGGAAACAGCCCACCCCAACCTTGTCCTATCTGAGGACTTAAAGACGGCGACCTTCAGTGCCACCAAACAGCCCTACCCATCATCTCCTCAGAGGTTTACAAATTTCCTTCAGGTCCTCAGCACCCAGAGCTTCTATGGAGGCGAGTACTGCTGGGAGGTACTGCTGGAGGGCTCTCCCTGGATCATTGGTGTGTGCTACCGCGGGAAGCTTGCTCGTAGCGGACTTCCTAGTGCCCTGGAGAGCAGTCGGTGCTCCTGGTGTCTGATGTGGTTTGACAATCTCCTCAGTGCATTCGAGCAGGGGCACAGTGTACCACTGAAGAAGACTACAGTATCACGCAGGCTGGAGATCAAGCTGAGCTTCAAAACCCACAGATTAAGCTTTTACAACATCAGCCCCAGCAGTGGAAAGACTCATATTTACACCTTTAAGGCTAATCTAGTAGAGCCAGTGCACCTGgcttacagaatgatgtcagggCAGCCCAAAGCATGTATCACTATctgctaa
- the tpra1 gene encoding transmembrane protein adipocyte-associated 1 homolog isoform X2, with protein sequence MLATVTAVVRFVQYNGSVMPSPAANTTTFPTWQPDSEANITKPHKCLQVLYEDIGDSRVRFWDLLLLVPNVAFFIFLIWKLPSARAKIRVTSSPIFITFYFLVLWEITRFFLLAIELSVIILGLAFGHLESKSSIKRVLAITAVLALGYSITQGTLEILYPDRHLSAEDFNIYGHGGRHFWLVSSCFFFLVYSLIVILPKTPVKDRISLPSKKSFYGYAGILSLLNFVQGLGSALLCAGIIEGLCCVDVTTFLYFSVFAPLIYVTFLKGFFGSEPKILFSYKSQVDEPDESDVNLPPTSSTNLGRKELAEQGLYYSSTQIDGLGPGMAGVVGAYLDDVASGPYGSSSINNIDSDRWRPINA encoded by the exons ATGCTGGCCACAGTGACTGCTGTGGTTAGGTTTGTACAATACAATGGCAGTGTTATGCCCTCACCTGCTGCGAACACTACAACATTCCCTACCTGGCAGCCTGACTCTGAGGCCAACATCACCAAGCCTCACAAATGTCTTCAAGTTTTGTACGAGGATATTGGAGACTCTAG GGTGAGGTTCTGGGACCTGCTACTACTGGTGCCCAATGTGGCCTTCTTCATTTTCCTTATATGGAAGCTGCCCTCAGCGAGGGCAAAGATTCGAGTCACCTCTAGCCCTATCTTCATCACCTTTTACTTTCTG GTACTCTGGGAAATTACCCGTTTCTTCCTGCTGGCTATCGAGCTCAGTGTTATCATCCTGGGGCTGGCTTTCG GTCACTTAGAGAGCAAGTCCAGTATAAAACGTGTCCTGGCCATTACTGCTGTGCTGGCTCTTGGCTATTCCATTACGCAG GGCACATTAGAGATCTTGTATCCAGACAGACATCTATCTGCAGAGGACTTCAACATCTATGGCCATGGAGGGAGACACTTTTGGTTGGTCAGCTCCTGTTTCTTTTTCCTG GTGTACTCCTTGATTGTCATCTTACCTAAAACTCCAGTGAAGGACAGAATATCTCTTCCAT CTAAGAAGAGTTTCTATGGCTATGCTGGCATCCTGTCTCTGCTGAACTTTGTCCAGGGGCTTGGCagtgcactgctgtgtgctggcaTCATAGAGGGTCTCTG CTGTGTGGACGTCACCACCTTTCTTTACTTCTCCGTCTTCGCTCCACTCATCTATGTCACATTCCTTAAAGGATTCTTTGG ttcagAGCCCAAGATCTTGTTCTCCTACAAGTCGCAGGTGGATGAGCCAGATGAAAGCGATGTCAACCTCCCCCCTACCTCCTCTACCAACCTGGGCCGCAAGGAGCTGGCTGAGCAGGGTCTCTACTACTCCTCCACACAGATTGATGGCTTAGGTCCTGGTATGGCTGGTGTTGTGGGAGCCTACCTGGATGATGTTGCTTCTGGCCCCTATGGGAGCAGCAGCATCAACAATATTGACAGCGACCGCTGGAGACCCATCAATGCTTGA
- the trim107 gene encoding E3 ubiquitin/ISG15 ligase TRIM25 isoform X2: protein MSMNKTEVKLTEEKKKQHVALKLTCPICLQLFTEPVSLPCGHVYCMTCLQTMDAGLDHHCCPECQVKYEGTNALVKNFKTFGVRTGKVNPVSNPSGVNDEKLNSNVSSTLGNSESKHQHEEGASSQRDEEISRYPLKELGGWEHAAAVESKGKDHSHTGLEDTEQLFSLDKKQGKTKIKTEMDEPKFKLASQVTELTIKLEIAEGILKKEKEQEMEIKAANAQLRGAMATLLERARNLSQSYDVEVTTLVEEELYPGELSISGRVSRASGLTKQLRQAVLKAESLLTEDDGTVFTEDFHNLQPHIAELMAKPFEEAEDNVDLKVNPMRACSKLVHINAELKSGLGEIQRSLLNVLNPSEVTFDLETAHPNLVLSEDLKTATFSATKQPYPSSPQRFTNFLQVLSTQSFYGGEYCWEVLLEGSPWIIGVCYRGKLARSGLPSALESSRCSWCLMWFDNLLSAFEQGHSVPLKKTTVSRRLEIKLSFKTHRLSFYNISPSSGKTHIYTFKANLVEPVHLAYRMMSGQPKACITIC, encoded by the coding sequence ATGTCAATGAATAAGACTGAAGTAAAGTTGACTgaagagaagaaaaaacaacatGTGGCTTTGAAGCTTACTTGCCCCATTTGTTTACAACTTTTCACTGAGCCAGTGTCTCTACCCTGTGGTCATGTCTATTGTATGACCTGTCTTCAGACCATGGATGCAGGCCTTGACCACCACTGCTGCCCAGAGTGCCAGGTCAAGTATGAAGGGACCAACGCCTTGGTGAAGAATTTCAAAACATTCGGAGTCAGAACTGGAAAAGTCAATCCCGTCTCAAACCCATCTGGTGTAAATGATGAAAAATTAAATAGCAATGTTAGTTCTACACTGGGGAACTCAGAGTCAAAACACCAACATGAAGAGGGAGCATCCAGCCAACGTGATGAGGAGATCTCAAGATATCCTTTGAAGGAGCTGGGGGGGTGGGAGCATGCAGCTGCAGTGGAGAGTAAGGGCAAAGATCACTCTCATACTGGGTTGGAAGACACAGAACAACTATTTTCTCTGGACAAAAAACAAGGCAAAACCAAAATCAAGACTGAAATGGACGAACCTAAATTTAAACTGGCATCTCAGGTGACTGAGTTGACCATTAAGTTGGAGATTGCAGAGGGTATACTGAAGAAAGAGAAGGAGCAGGAGATGGAGATAAAAGCTGCTAATGCCCAGCTCCGAGGGGCAATGGCGACATTGTTAGAGCGGGCAAGGAATTTGTCGCAGAGCTATGACGTGGAGGTGACAACGTTAGTTGAAGAAGAGCTGTACCCGGGGGAGTTGAGCATAAGTGGTCGAGTGAGTCGAGCTTCAGGTCTGACCAAACAATTGAGGCAGGCTGTGCTTAAGGCTGAGTCCCTGTTGACTGAGGATGATGGGACTGTTTTTACTGAGGATTTCCACAATCTGCAACCTCATATTGCAGAGCTGATGGCCAAACCTTTTGAGGAGGCAGAGGACAATGTTGACTTGAAAGTCAATCCTATGCGGGCTTGCTCTAAATTGGTACACATAAATGCTGAGTTGAAGTCAGGACTGGGAGAGATACAGCGCTCCCTTCTCAATGTCCTTAACCCTTCAGAGGTAACCTTTGACCTGGAAACAGCCCACCCCAACCTTGTCCTATCTGAGGACTTAAAGACGGCGACCTTCAGTGCCACCAAACAGCCCTACCCATCATCTCCTCAGAGGTTTACAAATTTCCTTCAGGTCCTCAGCACCCAGAGCTTCTATGGAGGCGAGTACTGCTGGGAGGTACTGCTGGAGGGCTCTCCCTGGATCATTGGTGTGTGCTACCGCGGGAAGCTTGCTCGTAGCGGACTTCCTAGTGCCCTGGAGAGCAGTCGGTGCTCCTGGTGTCTGATGTGGTTTGACAATCTCCTCAGTGCATTCGAGCAGGGGCACAGTGTACCACTGAAGAAGACTACAGTATCACGCAGGCTGGAGATCAAGCTGAGCTTCAAAACCCACAGATTAAGCTTTTACAACATCAGCCCCAGCAGTGGAAAGACTCATATTTACACCTTTAAGGCTAATCTAGTAGAGCCAGTGCACCTGgcttacagaatgatgtcagggCAGCCCAAAGCATGTATCACTATctgctaa
- the tpra1 gene encoding transmembrane protein adipocyte-associated 1 homolog isoform X1, with amino-acid sequence MLATVTAVVRFVQYNGSVMPSPAANTTTFPTWQPDSEANITKPHKCLQVLYEDIGDSRVRFWDLLLLVPNVAFFIFLIWKLPSARAKIRVTSSPIFITFYFLVFVVAAVGITRAIVSMTVSASSAATIIDKVLWEITRFFLLAIELSVIILGLAFGHLESKSSIKRVLAITAVLALGYSITQGTLEILYPDRHLSAEDFNIYGHGGRHFWLVSSCFFFLVYSLIVILPKTPVKDRISLPSKKSFYGYAGILSLLNFVQGLGSALLCAGIIEGLCCVDVTTFLYFSVFAPLIYVTFLKGFFGSEPKILFSYKSQVDEPDESDVNLPPTSSTNLGRKELAEQGLYYSSTQIDGLGPGMAGVVGAYLDDVASGPYGSSSINNIDSDRWRPINA; translated from the exons ATGCTGGCCACAGTGACTGCTGTGGTTAGGTTTGTACAATACAATGGCAGTGTTATGCCCTCACCTGCTGCGAACACTACAACATTCCCTACCTGGCAGCCTGACTCTGAGGCCAACATCACCAAGCCTCACAAATGTCTTCAAGTTTTGTACGAGGATATTGGAGACTCTAG GGTGAGGTTCTGGGACCTGCTACTACTGGTGCCCAATGTGGCCTTCTTCATTTTCCTTATATGGAAGCTGCCCTCAGCGAGGGCAAAGATTCGAGTCACCTCTAGCCCTATCTTCATCACCTTTTACTTTCTG GTTTTTGTGGTGGCAGCGGTAGGTATTACCCGGGCCATAGTGTCCATGACCGTTAGTGCATCCAGTGCTGCCACCATCATAGACAAG GTACTCTGGGAAATTACCCGTTTCTTCCTGCTGGCTATCGAGCTCAGTGTTATCATCCTGGGGCTGGCTTTCG GTCACTTAGAGAGCAAGTCCAGTATAAAACGTGTCCTGGCCATTACTGCTGTGCTGGCTCTTGGCTATTCCATTACGCAG GGCACATTAGAGATCTTGTATCCAGACAGACATCTATCTGCAGAGGACTTCAACATCTATGGCCATGGAGGGAGACACTTTTGGTTGGTCAGCTCCTGTTTCTTTTTCCTG GTGTACTCCTTGATTGTCATCTTACCTAAAACTCCAGTGAAGGACAGAATATCTCTTCCAT CTAAGAAGAGTTTCTATGGCTATGCTGGCATCCTGTCTCTGCTGAACTTTGTCCAGGGGCTTGGCagtgcactgctgtgtgctggcaTCATAGAGGGTCTCTG CTGTGTGGACGTCACCACCTTTCTTTACTTCTCCGTCTTCGCTCCACTCATCTATGTCACATTCCTTAAAGGATTCTTTGG ttcagAGCCCAAGATCTTGTTCTCCTACAAGTCGCAGGTGGATGAGCCAGATGAAAGCGATGTCAACCTCCCCCCTACCTCCTCTACCAACCTGGGCCGCAAGGAGCTGGCTGAGCAGGGTCTCTACTACTCCTCCACACAGATTGATGGCTTAGGTCCTGGTATGGCTGGTGTTGTGGGAGCCTACCTGGATGATGTTGCTTCTGGCCCCTATGGGAGCAGCAGCATCAACAATATTGACAGCGACCGCTGGAGACCCATCAATGCTTGA
- the trim107 gene encoding zinc finger protein RFP isoform X3: MDAGLDHHCCPECQVKYEGTNALVKNFKTFGVRTGKVNPVSNPSGVNDEKLNSNVSSTLGNSESKHQHEEGASSQRDEEISRYPLKELGGWEHAAAVESKGKDHSHTGLEDTEQLFSLDKKQGKTKIKTEMDEPKFKLASQVTELTIKLEIAEGILKKEKEQEMEIKAANAQLRGAMATLLERARNLSQSYDVEVTTLVEEELYPGELSISGRVSRASGLTKQLRQAVLKAESLLTEDDGTVFTEDFHNLQPHIAELMAKPFEEAEDNVDLKVNPMRACSKLVHINAELKSGLGEIQRSLLNVLNPSEVTFDLETAHPNLVLSEDLKTATFSATKQPYPSSPQRFTNFLQVLSTQSFYGGEYCWEVLLEGSPWIIGVCYRGKLARSGLPSALESSRCSWCLMWFDNLLSAFEQGHSVPLKKTTVSRRLEIKLSFKTHRLSFYNISPSSGKTHIYTFKANLVEPVHLAYRMMSGQPKACITIC; encoded by the coding sequence ATGGATGCAGGCCTTGACCACCACTGCTGCCCAGAGTGCCAGGTCAAGTATGAAGGGACCAACGCCTTGGTGAAGAATTTCAAAACATTCGGAGTCAGAACTGGAAAAGTCAATCCCGTCTCAAACCCATCTGGTGTAAATGATGAAAAATTAAATAGCAATGTTAGTTCTACACTGGGGAACTCAGAGTCAAAACACCAACATGAAGAGGGAGCATCCAGCCAACGTGATGAGGAGATCTCAAGATATCCTTTGAAGGAGCTGGGGGGGTGGGAGCATGCAGCTGCAGTGGAGAGTAAGGGCAAAGATCACTCTCATACTGGGTTGGAAGACACAGAACAACTATTTTCTCTGGACAAAAAACAAGGCAAAACCAAAATCAAGACTGAAATGGACGAACCTAAATTTAAACTGGCATCTCAGGTGACTGAGTTGACCATTAAGTTGGAGATTGCAGAGGGTATACTGAAGAAAGAGAAGGAGCAGGAGATGGAGATAAAAGCTGCTAATGCCCAGCTCCGAGGGGCAATGGCGACATTGTTAGAGCGGGCAAGGAATTTGTCGCAGAGCTATGACGTGGAGGTGACAACGTTAGTTGAAGAAGAGCTGTACCCGGGGGAGTTGAGCATAAGTGGTCGAGTGAGTCGAGCTTCAGGTCTGACCAAACAATTGAGGCAGGCTGTGCTTAAGGCTGAGTCCCTGTTGACTGAGGATGATGGGACTGTTTTTACTGAGGATTTCCACAATCTGCAACCTCATATTGCAGAGCTGATGGCCAAACCTTTTGAGGAGGCAGAGGACAATGTTGACTTGAAAGTCAATCCTATGCGGGCTTGCTCTAAATTGGTACACATAAATGCTGAGTTGAAGTCAGGACTGGGAGAGATACAGCGCTCCCTTCTCAATGTCCTTAACCCTTCAGAGGTAACCTTTGACCTGGAAACAGCCCACCCCAACCTTGTCCTATCTGAGGACTTAAAGACGGCGACCTTCAGTGCCACCAAACAGCCCTACCCATCATCTCCTCAGAGGTTTACAAATTTCCTTCAGGTCCTCAGCACCCAGAGCTTCTATGGAGGCGAGTACTGCTGGGAGGTACTGCTGGAGGGCTCTCCCTGGATCATTGGTGTGTGCTACCGCGGGAAGCTTGCTCGTAGCGGACTTCCTAGTGCCCTGGAGAGCAGTCGGTGCTCCTGGTGTCTGATGTGGTTTGACAATCTCCTCAGTGCATTCGAGCAGGGGCACAGTGTACCACTGAAGAAGACTACAGTATCACGCAGGCTGGAGATCAAGCTGAGCTTCAAAACCCACAGATTAAGCTTTTACAACATCAGCCCCAGCAGTGGAAAGACTCATATTTACACCTTTAAGGCTAATCTAGTAGAGCCAGTGCACCTGgcttacagaatgatgtcagggCAGCCCAAAGCATGTATCACTATctgctaa